The genomic DNA TCCCCGTCAGGTTGCCGCCCCGCCAGCGGTCCGCGTCCGGGTCGCCGGCGCCGGGTGCCTCACCGACCACGACCAGCGTGGCGTCCGTCGGGCCGACGCCGTGGCTGATGTCGGTGCGGCAGTCGACGAGCGCCGGGCACCGCTCGCAGCCGGCCGCGACCGGGTTCCGCGCCGCGGGGTCGGGGTACGTGGGGTCCTCGGGCACACCGCCGCCGACGGGTGGCGCCGGTATCAATCCCGTCGGCCCGGAGACCCGCTGCCGTGGCCGTACCGCCCGACGGGCCCGCAGCTTTTAGCCATCCCCGGACCCACCCAGCCGCCGTGAGCGGGGACCCGACGATCAGGCGGGCGACCGAGGCCGACGCGGCCGCCATCGAGCGGGTCGCACGCGACGCGTGGCACGCGGCCTACGACGACGAACTGGGCGCCGACCGGGTCGAGGAGACCGTCGACGCCTGGTTCGACCCCGGGCGGCTGGTCGACGACGATATCGGTGACCCCGAGCGCTCCGTCTTCGTGGCGGAGATCGACGGAGGGGTGGTGGGATTCGCCGAACTGGTCCCCGATGACGACGAGGACGCGCGCTGTCACCTCTACCGCATCTACGTGGCCTCCGCCCACTGGGGGCGTGGCGTCGGCGGGGCGCTCCTCGACCGGGCCGAGGCGGCTGCCCGAGAGCGGGGCTTCGAGCGGCTCGAACTGTCGGTCATGGCGGCCAACGAGCGGGCGGTCCGGTTCTACGAGGCACACGGCTTCGACCGCATCGGGTCCACCCATGACGACGCCATGGGTGTCCAGGTACACGAGTACGAGCAGCGGCTGTGACGCCTCCGTGCGGTCCGGGCACGTCGCGGCAACCCCGTTCCTGTAGCAGGGGATGAATCGAGGGCCCCGTGCGGCAGCTGCGAGGCCCCCCAGGACGGAACCGGCCACCCCTCTGCCCCTCTCCTGAACGGATATTTACCGTCTTTAAGCTGTGTATTATATGTGGTGGACCGTTTAAATCACTGGGCAGAACCGGGAACAGTCTCAGGGGGGTGCTGGAACAAGCAC from Haloglomus litoreum includes the following:
- a CDS encoding GNAT family N-acetyltransferase, yielding MSGDPTIRRATEADAAAIERVARDAWHAAYDDELGADRVEETVDAWFDPGRLVDDDIGDPERSVFVAEIDGGVVGFAELVPDDDEDARCHLYRIYVASAHWGRGVGGALLDRAEAAARERGFERLELSVMAANERAVRFYEAHGFDRIGSTHDDAMGVQVHEYEQRL